In Nocardia sputorum, a single genomic region encodes these proteins:
- a CDS encoding aminotransferase class I/II-fold pyridoxal phosphate-dependent enzyme, whose amino-acid sequence MDHTRAPLLEALADYHRLGRYGFTPPGHRQGRGTDERVLDVIGRDAFGSDVLAVAGLDDRLSRGGYLARAEALMADAVRAESAFFSTCGSSLSVKAAMMTVAGGHDGGLLVARDSHKSVVAGLIFSGVQPRWITPRWDAEMHFAHPPSPQEVREAWDAHPDAAGALIVSPSPYGTCADIAGIAEVCHERGKPLIVDEAWGAHLPFHDDLPTWAMDAGADLCVVSVHKMGAGFEQGSVFHLQGDLVDPIRLSECADLLMTTSPNVLVYAALDGWRRQMVERGQELLGDALRVAEQARRQLAEIPGIQVLEDELLGTEASHDLDRLQVLMDVSGTGASGYQAADWLREHRRIDMGLSDHRRLLATLSLADDKDTVDTLIDGIAAWRDQLDDPDPPSIDLPSPEDLQLESVMLPRDAFFGPVETVDARDAVGRIAAEQLTPYPPGIPVVVPGERIDGAVVDYLRTGLDAGMNVPDAADSRLRTIRVVARGRTGS is encoded by the coding sequence GTGGACCATACACGAGCTCCTCTGCTGGAAGCGCTTGCCGACTATCACCGGCTGGGCCGGTACGGCTTCACGCCGCCCGGGCACCGGCAAGGACGCGGAACCGACGAACGCGTCCTGGACGTGATCGGCCGGGACGCCTTCGGCTCCGATGTGCTGGCCGTCGCAGGGCTGGACGACCGGCTCTCCCGCGGCGGCTATCTGGCCCGCGCCGAGGCGCTCATGGCCGACGCGGTGCGGGCGGAATCGGCGTTCTTCTCCACCTGCGGCAGTTCCCTGTCGGTCAAGGCGGCCATGATGACCGTAGCGGGCGGCCACGACGGCGGCCTGCTCGTGGCGCGGGACAGTCACAAATCGGTCGTCGCCGGGCTCATCTTCTCCGGCGTCCAGCCGCGGTGGATCACGCCGCGCTGGGATGCCGAGATGCACTTCGCGCACCCGCCCTCGCCACAAGAGGTCCGCGAAGCCTGGGATGCCCACCCCGACGCCGCGGGCGCGCTGATCGTGAGCCCCAGTCCGTACGGCACCTGCGCCGACATCGCCGGCATCGCCGAGGTCTGCCACGAGCGGGGCAAGCCGCTCATCGTGGACGAAGCGTGGGGCGCGCATCTGCCGTTCCACGACGACCTGCCGACCTGGGCCATGGACGCCGGCGCGGATCTGTGCGTGGTCAGCGTGCACAAGATGGGCGCCGGGTTCGAACAGGGTTCGGTGTTCCACCTGCAAGGTGATCTCGTCGACCCGATCCGGCTCAGCGAGTGCGCCGACCTGCTGATGACCACCAGCCCCAACGTCCTGGTCTACGCCGCGCTCGACGGCTGGCGCAGGCAGATGGTCGAACGTGGCCAGGAACTGCTCGGTGACGCGCTGCGGGTCGCCGAACAGGCCAGGCGGCAGCTCGCGGAGATCCCCGGTATCCAGGTGCTCGAAGACGAACTGCTCGGCACGGAAGCCTCACACGACCTCGACCGGCTCCAAGTCCTCATGGACGTGTCCGGCACCGGGGCCAGCGGCTATCAGGCCGCGGACTGGCTGCGTGAGCACCGGCGCATCGACATGGGTTTGAGCGATCACCGGCGTCTGCTCGCCACCCTGTCGCTCGCCGACGACAAGGACACCGTCGACACCCTGATCGACGGCATCGCCGCCTGGCGCGACCAACTCGACGACCCCGACCCGCCGAGCATCGACCTGCCCTCGCCGGAAGACCTGCAGCTGGAATCGGTGATGTTGCCACGCGACGCGTTCTTCGGCCCGGTGGAGACGGTGGACGCGCGCGACGCCGTCGGCCGGATCGCCGCCGAGCAGCTCACGCCCTACCCACCGGGCATACCGGTGGTCGTGCCCGGTGAACGCATCGACGGCGCCGTCGTCGACTACCTGCGCACCGGGCTGGACGCGGGCATGAACGTGCCGGACGCCGCGGACTCGCGGCTGCGCACGATCCGGGTCGTCGCCCGCGGCCGAACCGGAAGTTGA
- a CDS encoding CinA family protein — protein MPHADDYAQELAELAQEAEITVAVAESLTSGRLSATLGAAPNSSDWFRGGLVAYSTEVKQTVLGVPDVPVVSRIAAEAMATGVRKLLKAGVAVAVTGAGGPDPQDGQPPGSVWFAIAGEQGVRAWHRQFDGEPADVVEQTVACATETLLDTVRSLGRDGSPS, from the coding sequence ATGCCCCACGCGGACGATTACGCACAGGAACTGGCCGAATTGGCGCAGGAGGCGGAGATCACCGTGGCGGTCGCCGAATCGCTCACCTCCGGACGGCTTTCGGCCACTCTGGGCGCCGCGCCGAATTCCTCCGACTGGTTCCGCGGCGGCCTCGTGGCCTACAGCACGGAGGTCAAGCAGACCGTTCTGGGAGTGCCCGACGTGCCGGTGGTGTCGCGAATCGCGGCCGAAGCGATGGCCACGGGTGTCCGGAAACTGCTGAAAGCAGGTGTGGCCGTGGCGGTCACCGGTGCGGGCGGCCCGGATCCGCAGGACGGCCAGCCGCCGGGGTCGGTGTGGTTCGCGATCGCAGGCGAGCAGGGCGTGCGGGCCTGGCACCGTCAGTTCGACGGCGAACCCGCGGACGTGGTGGAGCAGACCGTCGCCTGCGCCACCGAAACGCTGCTCGACACCGTCCGGTCGCTGGGCCGGGATGGCTCGCCGTCGTGA
- a CDS encoding HemK2/MTQ2 family protein methyltransferase, which translates to MLIRPPGVYPPQLDTWLLVRALSEAGVPHGGHALDVCTGTGALAVAAAYTGAARVTAVDVSRAAVVSAWLNCRLRGIDAEVLRGDFAAVLGGRSFDLVLANPPYVPAPEGTDSRGLARAWDAGAGGRAILDQLCASLPTLLKPRGVALIVHSALSDPDKTLAQLRERELKAAIVARATVPFGPVLRRRAEWLESAGLIGPGQRMEDLVVIRADRIRQ; encoded by the coding sequence ATGTTGATTCGACCTCCCGGCGTCTATCCGCCGCAGCTGGACACCTGGTTGCTCGTCCGTGCCCTGTCCGAGGCGGGCGTGCCGCACGGCGGGCATGCGTTGGACGTGTGTACCGGCACCGGCGCTTTGGCCGTCGCCGCCGCGTACACGGGAGCCGCGCGGGTGACGGCGGTGGACGTCTCCCGCGCCGCTGTCGTGTCCGCCTGGTTGAACTGCCGGCTGCGCGGGATCGACGCCGAGGTGCTGCGCGGGGATTTCGCGGCGGTCCTCGGCGGGCGCAGTTTCGATCTGGTGCTGGCCAACCCGCCCTACGTGCCCGCTCCCGAGGGCACCGACAGCCGCGGCCTCGCCCGCGCGTGGGACGCCGGAGCCGGGGGGAGAGCGATCCTCGACCAGTTGTGCGCGTCGCTGCCCACCCTGCTGAAACCGCGGGGCGTCGCGTTGATCGTGCATTCGGCGTTGAGCGATCCCGACAAGACGTTGGCCCAGTTGCGGGAGCGGGAGCTCAAGGCCGCGATCGTGGCACGGGCGACCGTGCCGTTCGGGCCGGTGCTGCGCCGCCGCGCGGAATGGCTGGAATCGGCCGGGTTGATCGGACCCGGTCAGCGAATGGAAGACCTGGTGGTGATCCGTGCCGACCGCATCCGGCAATGA
- a CDS encoding alcohol dehydrogenase catalytic domain-containing protein, with translation MKAVTWQGRRKVAVETVPDPRIEAPTDAIIEVTSTGICGSDLHLYELLGAYMSTGDVLGHEAMGRVVETGSAVTGLSRGDRVVVPFQISCGGCYMCRTGLPTQCETTQVRRYGCGAALFGYSKLYGQVPGGQAEYLRVPHADATHVKVPEGPADDRFLYLSDVLPTAWQAVEYAGVPDGGSVTVLGLGPIGDMACRVAAQRGYRVIGVDRVPERLARVAGRGVEVIDLAAADEPVGDIIRGWTEGRGTDAVIDAVGMEAHGSPIASVAQRSAAFLPDAVAQKVMDTAGVDRLAALNSAIDIVRRGGTISVIGVYGGMRDPLPMRVLFDKQIQLRMGQANVKRWVEDIMPLLRDGDPLGVDGFATHRLPLSAAAQGYADFQQKTDGAIKVVLDPTATN, from the coding sequence ATGAAGGCAGTGACCTGGCAAGGACGACGCAAAGTCGCCGTGGAGACGGTGCCCGATCCCCGCATCGAGGCCCCCACGGACGCGATCATCGAGGTCACCTCCACTGGGATCTGCGGTTCCGACCTGCACCTGTACGAGCTGCTCGGCGCCTACATGAGCACCGGCGACGTCCTCGGTCACGAAGCCATGGGACGGGTGGTGGAGACCGGCTCGGCGGTCACCGGGCTGTCCCGCGGCGACCGTGTCGTGGTCCCGTTCCAGATCAGCTGCGGCGGCTGCTACATGTGCCGGACCGGCCTGCCCACCCAGTGCGAGACGACCCAGGTCCGCCGGTACGGTTGCGGCGCGGCCCTGTTCGGCTACTCGAAACTCTACGGGCAGGTGCCCGGCGGTCAGGCGGAGTATCTGCGGGTGCCACACGCGGACGCCACCCATGTCAAAGTGCCCGAGGGACCTGCCGACGACCGCTTCCTGTATTTGTCCGACGTGCTGCCCACCGCTTGGCAGGCGGTGGAGTACGCCGGGGTGCCCGACGGCGGTTCGGTGACCGTGCTCGGTCTCGGCCCGATCGGGGACATGGCCTGCCGGGTCGCGGCGCAGCGCGGCTATCGCGTCATCGGCGTGGACCGGGTGCCCGAGCGGCTGGCGCGGGTGGCCGGGCGCGGCGTGGAAGTGATCGACCTCGCCGCCGCCGACGAGCCGGTCGGCGACATCATCCGCGGCTGGACCGAGGGCCGCGGCACCGACGCGGTGATCGACGCGGTCGGGATGGAGGCCCACGGGTCGCCGATCGCGTCGGTGGCCCAGCGTTCGGCGGCGTTCCTGCCGGACGCGGTGGCCCAGAAGGTGATGGACACCGCGGGCGTCGACCGGCTCGCGGCGCTGAACTCCGCGATCGACATCGTCCGCCGCGGCGGCACGATCTCGGTGATCGGCGTCTACGGCGGCATGCGCGATCCGCTGCCGATGCGGGTGTTGTTCGACAAGCAGATCCAGCTGCGGATGGGCCAGGCGAACGTCAAACGATGGGTGGAGGACATCATGCCGCTGCTGCGTGACGGCGACCCACTGGGCGTGGACGGCTTCGCCACCCATCGGCTACCGCTGAGCGCAGCAGCGCAGGGCTACGCCGACTTCCAACAGAAAACCGACGGCGCGATAAAAGTCGTGCTCGACCCGACCGCCACGAACTGA
- a CDS encoding glycosyltransferase, whose protein sequence is MRVALLPAGTRGDHQPYLALAHEFRARGHDVAITATRNQAHIVRNANFEPQVIPFDAAELLETTAAKRALASGKTLPFVRIMLDTVKIIEGERGVAMHEVLAETCADADVVVACASTLPWAMEFREKTGTPVLGCLPYPLERTDEFPSSFMAKNMTSSRLLSRATYSLFELSYTFLYRKVDRQLRQQMGLPGRPRNPFRRLRAEQIPLVHMVSPVLLPKPHDWPERATIVGASVLPPALRDAWGEAVVDPELDAWLDEGEPPIYFCMTGMPVLDPVECREMIATVCARLGARALVTVKGEGFPKGFSADRSLLIIDSFDYDRVLPRCSAVVHHGGSGNTHDVVRAGIPAVVIPVHSDQFFYGWRIAALGIGATFPYRTITTDRLHRALAQALTPRVRQRAAEIGRTVAAENGVLAAVDAVEKSAAATTRP, encoded by the coding sequence ATGCGTGTGGCCTTGTTGCCCGCAGGTACCAGGGGCGATCATCAACCGTATCTCGCTTTGGCGCACGAATTCCGCGCCCGCGGGCACGACGTGGCGATCACCGCCACCCGCAATCAGGCGCACATCGTGCGCAACGCGAATTTCGAACCGCAGGTGATTCCCTTCGACGCCGCGGAACTGCTCGAGACGACCGCGGCCAAACGCGCTTTGGCCTCCGGCAAGACACTGCCGTTCGTGCGCATCATGCTCGACACGGTGAAGATCATCGAAGGCGAGCGGGGCGTCGCGATGCACGAAGTGCTCGCGGAGACCTGCGCGGACGCCGATGTCGTCGTCGCCTGCGCGTCCACGCTGCCGTGGGCGATGGAGTTCCGCGAGAAGACCGGGACGCCGGTGCTCGGCTGCCTGCCCTATCCGCTGGAACGCACCGACGAGTTCCCGTCGTCGTTCATGGCGAAGAACATGACCTCCTCGCGGCTGCTGTCGCGGGCGACCTACAGTCTCTTCGAATTGTCCTACACGTTCCTGTACCGCAAGGTCGACCGGCAATTGCGGCAGCAGATGGGTCTGCCGGGCAGGCCGCGCAATCCGTTCCGGCGACTACGTGCCGAGCAGATACCGCTGGTCCACATGGTCAGTCCCGTGCTGTTGCCGAAGCCGCACGATTGGCCGGAACGCGCGACGATCGTCGGCGCCTCCGTTCTGCCGCCCGCGCTGCGGGACGCCTGGGGTGAAGCGGTCGTCGACCCGGAACTCGACGCGTGGCTCGACGAAGGGGAACCACCGATCTATTTCTGCATGACCGGAATGCCCGTGCTCGATCCGGTGGAATGCCGCGAGATGATCGCGACGGTCTGCGCGCGCTTGGGAGCGCGGGCGCTGGTCACGGTGAAAGGCGAGGGATTCCCGAAAGGATTCAGCGCCGACCGCTCCCTGTTGATCATCGATTCGTTCGACTACGACCGCGTGCTGCCGCGCTGCAGCGCCGTCGTGCACCACGGCGGCAGCGGGAACACCCACGACGTGGTGCGGGCGGGGATCCCGGCCGTGGTGATCCCGGTGCACAGCGATCAGTTCTTCTACGGGTGGCGCATCGCCGCGCTCGGCATCGGAGCGACCTTCCCGTATCGCACGATCACCACCGACCGCTTGCATCGAGCGCTGGCGCAGGCCCTGACGCCGCGGGTGCGGCAGCGTGCGGCGGAGATCGGCCGCACGGTCGCGGCGGAGAACGGTGTGCTCGCCGCGGTCGACGCCGTGGAGAAATCGGCTGCCGCGACCACCCGACCATGA
- a CDS encoding histone-like nucleoid-structuring protein Lsr2: protein MARKVVVTLVDDYDGKSQAEETVSFAVDGVAYEMDLSTENAGQLRGFFEQWVPYARKVGRARRGRGGVLRSANDREQATVIREWARKNGIDVSARGRISAEVVEAYKKANG from the coding sequence ATGGCACGCAAGGTCGTCGTGACACTGGTCGATGACTACGACGGCAAGTCTCAGGCCGAGGAAACCGTGTCTTTCGCCGTGGACGGCGTGGCCTACGAGATGGACTTGTCGACGGAGAATGCCGGCCAGTTGCGCGGATTCTTCGAACAGTGGGTTCCGTATGCCCGCAAGGTCGGTCGTGCGCGCCGCGGCCGCGGCGGGGTCCTGCGGTCGGCGAACGATCGGGAACAGGCCACGGTGATCCGGGAATGGGCGCGCAAGAACGGCATCGATGTGTCGGCGCGGGGACGGATCTCCGCCGAGGTCGTCGAGGCGTACAAGAAGGCGAACGGATAA
- a CDS encoding flavodoxin family protein: protein MAGPTALALVCTLKKSPAESSSDLIARQVLDELAQHDVPGTALRVVDYEVLPGVTTDEGPGDQWPSIRERIAAADILLISTPTWVGHMSSVAQRVLERLDAELSETDDEGRPAMVGKVATVAVVGNEDGAHKIVADLYQGLNDIGFTIPAQGCTYWNDQAMGGTDYQDLDSVPKAVASATAALARNAAHLARVLSAQQYPPAG, encoded by the coding sequence ATGGCCGGACCGACCGCCCTCGCGCTGGTGTGCACGCTGAAGAAGTCACCTGCCGAATCCAGCAGCGACCTCATCGCCCGGCAGGTGCTCGACGAGCTGGCCCAGCACGACGTGCCGGGCACGGCGCTGCGCGTGGTGGACTACGAGGTACTGCCCGGCGTCACCACCGACGAGGGGCCCGGCGACCAGTGGCCGTCGATCCGCGAGCGGATCGCCGCGGCCGACATCCTGCTGATCTCGACCCCCACGTGGGTGGGGCACATGTCGTCGGTGGCGCAGCGAGTGCTCGAGCGCCTGGACGCCGAGCTGTCCGAGACCGACGACGAGGGGCGTCCCGCGATGGTCGGCAAGGTGGCCACGGTGGCGGTGGTCGGCAACGAGGACGGCGCGCACAAGATCGTCGCCGATCTGTACCAAGGGCTCAACGACATCGGATTCACCATCCCCGCGCAGGGCTGCACATACTGGAACGATCAAGCCATGGGCGGCACCGACTACCAGGATCTGGACTCGGTGCCCAAGGCCGTCGCCTCGGCCACCGCGGCGCTGGCCCGAAACGCCGCACACCTGGCCCGGGTGCTGAGCGCCCAGCAGTACCCGCCCGCCGGATGA
- a CDS encoding iron-containing redox enzyme family protein: MTVMIDPQQQDLPRPRGELSEAVVELLRGRPGGPVPGLGAVDPYGEDLHLALHTCYELHYHGFGPVDAGWEWDPGLLGLRAAMEQRFLGALRDDVPGGADLDAELEQLLVTPAEPEGLSGFLREEGEWWQMREYFVHRSIYHHKEADPYAWVIPRLRGQAKASLVAVEFDEFGGGRGERVHAQLYADLLAGAGLNPDYLHYLDAVPAPMLALVNMMSLFGLHRSWRGALVGHFATVEITSPPGAQRLVEALERLDADPACLLFYREHVEADAVHEQVMRTGVIGDLLRREPALTESVAFGIQVTNLLEDRFADHVLAAWRCGGSSLRATGGGPGGARD, encoded by the coding sequence ATGACGGTGATGATCGACCCCCAGCAGCAAGATCTGCCCCGCCCGCGCGGCGAGCTGTCGGAGGCGGTGGTGGAGCTACTGCGCGGCAGGCCGGGCGGGCCGGTGCCGGGGCTGGGTGCGGTGGACCCGTACGGCGAGGACCTGCATCTGGCCCTGCACACCTGCTACGAGCTGCACTATCACGGTTTCGGTCCGGTCGATGCCGGGTGGGAATGGGACCCGGGTCTGCTGGGTCTGCGAGCCGCGATGGAGCAGCGGTTCCTCGGGGCGCTGCGCGACGACGTGCCGGGGGGAGCGGATCTGGACGCGGAACTCGAACAGTTGCTGGTCACCCCGGCCGAGCCGGAGGGACTGAGCGGTTTCCTGCGCGAGGAGGGCGAGTGGTGGCAGATGCGCGAATACTTCGTGCATCGTTCGATCTATCACCACAAAGAGGCCGACCCCTACGCCTGGGTGATTCCCCGGCTGCGGGGCCAAGCCAAGGCGTCGCTGGTCGCTGTCGAGTTCGACGAGTTCGGCGGCGGGCGCGGCGAACGCGTGCACGCGCAGCTGTATGCCGATCTGCTGGCCGGCGCCGGGCTGAACCCGGACTATCTGCACTATCTGGACGCGGTTCCCGCGCCGATGCTCGCGCTGGTGAACATGATGTCGCTGTTCGGGCTGCATCGCTCGTGGCGCGGCGCGCTGGTCGGTCATTTCGCGACGGTGGAGATCACCTCCCCGCCCGGCGCTCAGCGCCTGGTGGAGGCGTTGGAGCGGTTGGACGCCGATCCGGCGTGTCTGCTGTTCTATCGCGAACACGTCGAAGCCGACGCGGTGCACGAGCAGGTCATGCGCACCGGTGTGATCGGTGACCTGCTGCGGCGCGAACCCGCGCTGACGGAGTCGGTGGCCTTCGGCATCCAGGTGACGAACCTGCTGGAGGACCGATTCGCCGATCATGTGCTGGCGGCGTGGCGCTGCGGTGGCAGCTCGTTGCGGGCTACCGGCGGCGGCCCGGGCGGCGCGCGGGATTAA
- a CDS encoding CDGSH iron-sulfur domain-containing protein: protein MPTASGNEQWRRVTLTADGPALIEGPVEFVTADGRTVRSDRFVVALCLCKRSKNYPFCDTSHRKRRRST from the coding sequence GTGCCGACCGCATCCGGCAATGAGCAGTGGCGGCGGGTGACGCTCACCGCCGACGGCCCCGCGTTGATCGAGGGCCCGGTCGAGTTCGTGACCGCGGACGGCCGGACGGTCCGGTCCGACCGGTTCGTGGTGGCGCTGTGCTTGTGCAAGCGCTCGAAGAACTACCCGTTCTGCGACACCAGCCACCGCAAGCGGCGCCGCTCGACGTGA
- a CDS encoding hemerythrin domain-containing protein, which translates to MTTDAIVLLRDDHKAIRKLFRQFEKAGDDAVETKGDVVKKIIEALTVHTYLENECMYPEVRKLVPDLEEDILESYEEHHVADVLVTELATMKPDDEHFTAKTTVLIENVDHHIDEEENEWFPKVREQLGRKQLQEIGARMQELRKKAPTSPAQPSALKKTVDAVLA; encoded by the coding sequence ATGACCACCGACGCGATCGTGCTGCTTCGCGACGACCACAAGGCGATCCGGAAGCTGTTCCGCCAGTTCGAGAAGGCGGGCGACGACGCCGTCGAAACCAAGGGCGACGTGGTGAAGAAGATCATCGAGGCGCTCACCGTGCACACCTATCTCGAGAACGAGTGCATGTACCCCGAGGTGCGAAAACTCGTTCCCGACCTCGAGGAGGACATCCTGGAGTCCTACGAGGAGCATCACGTCGCCGACGTGCTGGTCACCGAGCTGGCGACGATGAAGCCCGACGACGAGCACTTCACCGCCAAGACCACCGTGCTGATCGAGAACGTCGATCATCACATCGACGAGGAAGAGAACGAGTGGTTCCCGAAGGTGCGCGAGCAGCTGGGACGCAAGCAACTGCAGGAGATCGGCGCGCGCATGCAGGAACTCAGGAAGAAGGCGCCGACCTCGCCCGCGCAGCCGTCGGCCTTGAAGAAGACCGTCGACGCCGTCCTCGCCTGA